The DNA sequence CGCTACTATCAAGATGCTTAATTACTTCTCGGCAAAGCTTTACGAGCAAAGTATGGTCTTTCAAATAAGGGGTAACATCTGGAGTAACGCTCATTAGCCGGCACCTTCGTTTGTCTCAAAATTGGTCTTCATAATCTCACGCAAAGCATCGTAAATCCCTGCTCTGCGATCTTTAAATTCGTGTTCCTGAACGGTCTCAAGGAGCTTGATTACTTTATCAAAATTGACCTCGTGCTGACGGCAAAGGTCCTGCAAGAGTGTTTTGTCTTCATTTGTTAGATTCATTTCTGCACCGCCTCTTCAATAAGATCCTCAACATGACGCTTGGCTGTTTCAAGTAGATTTTGAGATTCCCTAAGCGCCTGTTTAGATTGAATAACCAAATCAGCCAACTTATCCCTTTTACTTTTTGATAATAAGGGTATCTTCAATTTTTTTATAGATCCTAGTTTCCAATGTACAATTAAAGCACCTGAACATTCTCTTTCGATTTGCATGCGGCATGCTTTTGAATTGATTGCTAAAGCTAAATATTCAGGAGAAATTGAAGGATCAATTATTGATAATCTAACTATTCCACTCGAAATTATACCATCTAAAAGAGTATCTAAACAGTAGCATACACCTGGTGTTCCATCCTTCGTCAGAAGCAATTCCCCTACTGCTGGCTTAAAAGCTGCTAGAGATTTAAATAAGCTATCGGAAATATATTTATCGCTGCTACCCGTGATAATTCCCATCTCTTTCATGTTGCTTACTCTTGCAAAAAGTTTTCCTGAATCAGTATACTTTCCGCTGCCGACTTCTATACCTTTTGAAAAAGTGGCAATCTTTGAAAGAGGAATCGTTTGAATAGACGTCAAGTGGCTTTCAATCTGACGAAACGCAATCTGATAATAATCCGCATCTGCTCGATTGTTTCCCACTACCTCCGACAGCCTTGCCTCATATGACAGCGGCTTGTCAAAGACAAGCTTGTCCAGCTCCAACTCGCTTTCCAGAAGCTCCTGCGCCTGAGCGTATAGGGATTTGGAGCTATCTAAAAGGGCAAATGATTTTTGTATTAAACTACCGATTTTATCTTGCAGAGATATAGGAGGGCTTGGTATTAAAATGCGTTCAACCTCACGACAGTTTAAATTTACCTGTTCAGTTTGGCGGGAATGTCTCCAAAGCTGGTCTCTACCCATTTTGATTTGCAAATAAGCAGTCAAATAATAAGGATTTAAGGAATTACTAGTCTTTATAATAGCAACATTTTGATTTGTTACTCTCTTAGGGTCAACAGATCTGATTATTGCAGCACGACCAACAATCTCATGAGTTGCACCTATTATTGTTACAACAACACTGTCATCGTTAATATAGTCCTTAGGCGATAAAGCGTACTCTGGAATAAAGTCACAATTATCGTAATCTATACGCCCCTCACGTAATGTATTGGTCTTAATAAAATGAACAGTGGAGTCATTTTTAGTTATTCTCCGGTTTCGTGGTGTTCTTCCAGTTCGCACTGGTTCAGATATCATTTTAGAAAGCCGTTTGACATCATACTTTTGTGAAAATGATTTCCAAACTGAATCTTCCCAGAGATAATGGGGTTTATAAAATTCACTATCAATTCTTGTATACTGAATGTCGGATATTTTTACTTCACTCCAAACAGCCATTATTCCGTCCTCCAGAAGTCGAATTTTTGTTTTAATGCAAATTTGACAAAGGATTCGGCTATGCAGAGTTTGTCTTCTGATAATTTTTTTGCGTTGGCAAGGTCTTCTGGTGTTAAGTTGAAGTTGACCAAATCCTGATTAATCATTGGTTGCCCTTCTTGGGGGTGACCATTTGGAAATTCGATTAGGTTTCCGTCTTCATCGATTAGGTGCTCGTAGTCTCCAGAATTATTTTTACCACCCCGTTCACTCACAGCCATAAAAATAGAATAGTCCAATTTCTTAGCAACTTCAGCGTCGATGTAGCGGTTTTTAAGTGTTCCAATAAGGTCACTATCTAATAACACAAGTTCCAGCTTTCCGCGAGTAGTTAGGGCTTTTAGTTCGTATTCTGCTTGAGGTATTGCTTTTTCCAACGCTTTAATTTCAGCTTTAAGTCGTTTCTGTTGACCTTTTATCTTTTCTTTAAGCTTTTTTTCTTCTGCCCTGCTATTTTCTTTTAGCTTTTTCTTTTCTGCGCTCAGCTCTCCATTGGTTCCTTTCCATCCTTTTTCTAATGCCTTTATTTCAGTTTGTAATTTCAGTCTTACTGCTTCTATGTCCGATTCCGTGTCAGAAAGTTTTTGTTTGGCTTTAATTAGTTCGCTTTTTAACGAGTTGAGCTTTTCTTCGGCTTCCTCTTTTTTCTCTTCAATACTTAAGGGATTGACATCCTCTTCACTTTCCTTAACGTCTTCGACTTCGTTTTCTTCATTTGTTTCGTTAATATGGTCAGCTTCTTCCTGTTCACTAAAGGTTTCTAGTAATAAATCCGCAATTGCTTCAGGAATGACGTCTTCAGGTATATCCGTTGCTTTCTGATATTTCTTAAGCAATGAATTAATGATTGCTTCGTAATCGGGGCAGGATGCGGCTATGGCCTGTTTTGCTTTTTCAATTTTTGCCAATTCGTCTTCAGTATATTTCTGCACGAATAGTACTGATGTTTTGGTGCCTGTATGAGGTTTAAAAGTATTCTGATGAAGTCCCACAACTGCTAAGAGTCGAGCCTTTCGGAGTATCCATTCTCGAATAAATGCCAGTGATGAGTTGTTGAATTTTCCTTGCGGAAGGACAATTCCTGCGCGCCCTCCCGGTCTTAAAAATTTCAGTATTCGTTCAATGAATAGAACGTCTCGTTCTTCCTTTGCTTGCTTGTCTTTAGCTCTCTTGAGCGCTGGTTTTGCGAGGTCATAGTGAGCAAGCATTTTCTTGTCTTTCATTTCTCCTGCAAATGGGGGATTTGCAAGGACGACATCAAACTTTAATTCGTCAAAGTATTTCCATGCGAGGTCTTCTTCTTTAAGAAGATTTGATTCATCTTGAGCTATTAATCTATTTTTAAGTAGTTTGGCGTCTTTGAGGCCTTGCATGAGTTTTTGGCCTGATTGTGTGCTGTACCATGTTTTTGGGTCTAGACTATTTACGTCTGGTCCAAAGATATTGGTGTGACCGTCGCCAGCGATGAGCATTAATGCACGTGATGTCTTTGCGGCTCGCATTTCGAAATCGATTCCCCAAAGGTATTTTGATGCATAACGGTGTTTGCGGAGTTCGCGCTGTGCAGTGCCGGCTGCTGGATAGCACCATTCCATAGCGTGGATTAGAAATCCTCCTGAACCACATGCGGGATCCATGACGTATTCGTCTTTTTTTGGATTGAGCATTCGAACACACATTTCAACGACGTGCCGTGGCGTGAAAAATTGTCCTTTTTTCTTTTTTGCTTCTGTCGGTAGCAAGTATTCAAAAGCGTCATCCATAATCCTGAGGTTTGAGCCTAGTAGTCTTACCCCTTCAATGGGACCTACGCAAACTTGCAGGTGGTCTTTTCGAAGTTTAATATCCTCGTTTTCGTCAAATATGCCTGGCCATTCTTCACTTGATTTATGGAATAGTTTATTGATGCGGTCATAGGTTATTTCTGGGTCTATTGACTTCCTGAATTCGACTTCTTGATTCCTTCTTTTGGGGTTTTCTACGGCTTCTTTTTCATCCCATATCTTAGCGAAAATAAGTTTAAATATTTCGTTGAATTCGTCGACTCCGCTGTCTGCCAAAACAAGTTCTTCCAAATCTTGAACTATTTTTTTGAAATTAAAA is a window from the Candidatus Omnitrophota bacterium genome containing:
- a CDS encoding N-6 DNA methylase, with protein sequence MNTKEVLDKVFKDPKTQYELTEFENLEKPIHEIIKIYPKVVESGREAGKTKYYVKSMIPFSSGKEEVLVYSADGKSHPEEIVRQLWVYKLIYSYEYKPEEIELEKSVQFGTEVNTKAADIIVYTDSTKQTPKIIVEVKKPKRKDGIEQLKSYLNAEGSPVGVWSNGSDSIILYRPYPKEFDDTLFDIPRRGQEPKDVLEAKKTLAHLKKSFNFKKIVQDLEELVLADSGVDEFNEIFKLIFAKIWDEKEAVENPKRRNQEVEFRKSIDPEITYDRINKLFHKSSEEWPGIFDENEDIKLRKDHLQVCVGPIEGVRLLGSNLRIMDDAFEYLLPTEAKKKKGQFFTPRHVVEMCVRMLNPKKDEYVMDPACGSGGFLIHAMEWCYPAAGTAQRELRKHRYASKYLWGIDFEMRAAKTSRALMLIAGDGHTNIFGPDVNSLDPKTWYSTQSGQKLMQGLKDAKLLKNRLIAQDESNLLKEEDLAWKYFDELKFDVVLANPPFAGEMKDKKMLAHYDLAKPALKRAKDKQAKEERDVLFIERILKFLRPGGRAGIVLPQGKFNNSSLAFIREWILRKARLLAVVGLHQNTFKPHTGTKTSVLFVQKYTEDELAKIEKAKQAIAASCPDYEAIINSLLKKYQKATDIPEDVIPEAIADLLLETFSEQEEADHINETNEENEVEDVKESEEDVNPLSIEEKKEEAEEKLNSLKSELIKAKQKLSDTESDIEAVRLKLQTEIKALEKGWKGTNGELSAEKKKLKENSRAEEKKLKEKIKGQQKRLKAEIKALEKAIPQAEYELKALTTRGKLELVLLDSDLIGTLKNRYIDAEVAKKLDYSIFMAVSERGGKNNSGDYEHLIDEDGNLIEFPNGHPQEGQPMINQDLVNFNLTPEDLANAKKLSEDKLCIAESFVKFALKQKFDFWRTE
- a CDS encoding restriction endonuclease subunit S; the protein is MAVWSEVKISDIQYTRIDSEFYKPHYLWEDSVWKSFSQKYDVKRLSKMISEPVRTGRTPRNRRITKNDSTVHFIKTNTLREGRIDYDNCDFIPEYALSPKDYINDDSVVVTIIGATHEIVGRAAIIRSVDPKRVTNQNVAIIKTSNSLNPYYLTAYLQIKMGRDQLWRHSRQTEQVNLNCREVERILIPSPPISLQDKIGSLIQKSFALLDSSKSLYAQAQELLESELELDKLVFDKPLSYEARLSEVVGNNRADADYYQIAFRQIESHLTSIQTIPLSKIATFSKGIEVGSGKYTDSGKLFARVSNMKEMGIITGSSDKYISDSLFKSLAAFKPAVGELLLTKDGTPGVCYCLDTLLDGIISSGIVRLSIIDPSISPEYLALAINSKACRMQIERECSGALIVHWKLGSIKKLKIPLLSKSKRDKLADLVIQSKQALRESQNLLETAKRHVEDLIEEAVQK